From Fulvivirga lutea:
TTAAGCCTGACATCATTCTACTTAATTACGATATTAATAAGGGCATTAGGAATACCTTAAATGGTAAAGAGATTTTAGATGCGATCATCAATACAAATCCGAATCAAAAGGTATTGATAATGAATAATCTAAAAACAAATGTCAGGCATGCATTTGTAGAACAAGGCCTTAGGGATTACATCATTAATGATCCTGAAGCTGTGAATGAGCTTAATTCAATTATCGAAGAAATTTTAAAAACGCATTAAGCATTTAGTTGCTTTATTGATAGCAACTGTTCATGCGATAGGGGTTTGGTAAAGAAACCTTTGATTAACTCGTTATTTATTGACTTTTGTTTATCAGATTCTAATATGGACGATGAGATGAGATAAATAGCAGGCGATTTCTCAAATTGATCTTTGATTATGTCAAATTCTCTTAGAAAATCCCAACCGTCTAATCCGGGGAAGTTAATGTCCAGTAATATGACGTCCGGCATCTCACTGTTTGCATCTTTAGATTTAAGTTTATCTAATGCCTCTTCCACAGAAGAGAAGGAATACACTTTACTAATATTACCTTGCACTTCAAACATCTTCTTTAGATGAAGTTGAAGAATTAAGTTATCATCAATTACGGCTACTGTCTTCATATTCCATTTCCGTTTTGATTAAAAATAATGGTAAACTTCGTACCCTGGCCCACCTCACTTGATACACTAATTGATCCTCCCAGTGATTCAATTTGATTTTTTATCATATAGAGGCCCACTCCCCGATTACTCTTTTCACCATGAAACACTTTATTCTTATTAAAAATCTTATCACCGTATTTGTTCATATCAATACCTAACCCATTATCAGTGACGGTAAGAATATTTTGGCCCGCTACCTCTATGGTTCTAAGTTTAATAAGACATTGTGCATCGGGATTTCTAAATTTTATAGCATTACTTAAAAGATTAAATAAGATACTTTTTAGATACACTCTAGGATAAATAATTGAAGTTAAATCATCAAAATTTGATTGTATTTCAACTTCTTCAGAGAGTAATCCTGTTAAATTTTTCTTTGCCTCAATCAACATTTCATCAAAAGAAACTAACTCCCATTTAAGGTCTTCCCCTTCATTAATTCGAATTACATCGTTCATCTCAGTGATGGAAACCATAAGATTATCCGCTTCATTCTTCAGCATTTCTAAATATTCTTTTTGCTCCTTTACTTGAGAAGTTGCAGAATGCAGAGCTAAAAGTGAATGAATACTGCTCACATGAGATCTCAAATCGTGAGAAGTGATATGCGCAAAGCTGAGTAACTGAGAGTTTTGCTTTTTAAGCTTGTTGGTAATTTTATTAAGCTCTGAAGTACGATCATCTAAAATTTTCTCATATTCTGATGGAGCACGGAGTGATAAGGCCATTGGCAATACACGGAACATGGCGAAAACTGTGAACCATGAAATTACTGCACATATAAATAGAAGAAGTGCGCTAAATTGATAAAAAGGAACATAGAAGATTACTGCATCAGCCAGGTGGGTAGCGCCACAGGTTAATATAAACAATACAAATAGCCAAAGTACATTCTTAAATGGCAGTTCCTGTCTTTTAGTAATGAAATAAACGATGAGTATTGGAATTACTGAATAGGCAGCCCAGATTGCTATATCTGAAATAATATAAAGCCAACCATGAAAGCTAGTCCATTCGCCACAGTGCCACCGTGCAGGCCATTTTGAAGTATCAAAAAGAGTACTTAAAAAATTTGTTATTTCAGACATAAACCCAACCAATTATGATTAATTTATGATTTTTTTTACAATTTTTTTACTGATGTAGGTATTATATTATTACCGAATTACCAACTTATTGAAGTCCAATGAGTTGAAATAGCAATAATTGTAACTCTAAAAATTTTATGATTTGTGGGTTGATGTTGCGAAGCAAGTAGCATACAAGATAAAAAAAAATCAAACACTTGAGTTACCAACTGTGTTAATTACGTATAATTACGTAGAAAACTGTAAGTAACTATCATGAAAATTACGTACATAACCAGCATCATCAACATTATCTTAAACAATAACTTTAATGTTGATAGCGAGATTTTTGATGAGCTTCATTCACTTTCTGTAAACCAACTGGCCTTAAGATATAAGCAGGTTTACTATGCTTTTGCGAAGTAAATGAGTGTTAATTAGGCTGTTCTTCTGAAAGAATCTTGCTGAAGAGCTTGTCCTTTTACTTTTCTAAATATTCTGAGCTTCACAAGATCGGAATTGAAATTACTTTTTTCATCTTCTGATAGAATAGAATCAAAAAAGCCTTGTATAAAATAACCTCCGGGCTTTAAAACACTTAAAAATTTTTCCATCAGTTTTGCTTTTGCAGGAGCATCAAAGTAAATCATCACGTTCCTGCAAAAAATGAAGTCGTAGCTGCCATTAACGGGGTCGGTAATTAGATTATGATATTTATAAGTTACAGCACTATTTAATTCATGATTCATTTGTACGTGCATTGATTCATGCGGTAAATAGTATTTAGAAAAGTTACCGAAGCGATTATACTCCTTAAACTTACTCTCGTACTCAACCATTTTTACCTTATGATATATACCAGATTTAGCTACCTGTAGCGCTGTTTGGTTCATATCCGTGGCCAAAATATTAGCCTGTTCTAGCAGGTTCATTTCCTTCAAAACTATTGCAAGAGTAAATACCTCTTCACCCGTTGAGCAACCGGCATTCCATATGTCAATTTTAGATCTACCCTTGAATTCATTATATAAAACTGTTCTCAAACCACTCCACATCATCGGGTCTCTAAACATGGAAGTAAGCCCAACGCTTATTTCATCCATGAATTTAAAAATGAGGTTTTTATCTTTCAGCATGGCTGACCATAAGTCGTGAAGTGTATCAATTTTCAAGACATGCAGCACCCTGTTTAATCTCCTATTTAAAGACTGAGGCTCGTAGCATGTAAAATCCAGCCCATATCTTTGAAATAAAACAGAAGTAAATGAATCAATCTCTTCTTTCGTTAGCGCCATTACAACTTCATTACAACTTCTCTATCAATTAATACCACCACAATTTTGCTAAGCTTATCTTCAAGATTAAAAATAGGAGTGAAAGTGGTTCTGTAGCTTTTGAGATTACCTGATGAATCTATAAACACCAAGTCATTTTCAATGAATTGATGATCTTCCAGCCTGTGTATAATGTCAGGAATTTCCTCCTCGAAGGTTTTGTCTTTAATAAACTCTAAAAAGGGCTTTTTGCGTAACTCTAGCCGTTTATAACCAAACTGATCAAAAAACAACTCATTGGCATTTTTAAAGGTACCATCTGCATTTAGCTCCATAATTGGAGTTGTATTCTTTAAGGCCATTACTGTACCTGTTAAATCTTTTTGTTTTTCTTTTTCTGCCGTATTAAACTGGGCAAACATCATAATTTTATAGGGCTCACCGTCTATGTTGTTAATAGGGTTGAAAGTACCAGTAAGCCACAGCTCCTTACCTTCAATATCCTTTAATTTAAACTCACCATTGAAAAACTTTCCTTCCCTAAGATTCGTCCACATGAGCTTAGTCTGTGGTTTATCCCTATCCTCATCAGGAATGATTTTTAGATAATTGAGGTTCAGCAATTTTTCTTTAGTGTAGCCGGTAATGCTAGTAAAAATATCATTGGCATCAATGATAGAGCCATCTAATTCGAAAGTAACAGAAGCAATTGTTTTATTAATTGCACCGAACACGCCATTTAATTCCGCCTGGTTTCTGCTCATCTCTTCTTGAGTAGCAGTTAGTTCCTCCATATTCTGGCGCATTTCCTCTTCACGAGATTGCAGCTCTGAAGTAAGTGTGTTAGCTTCTTCTAAAAGCTCCTTGGTTTTCTCGTTATTTGAGAGAGAAGCAAATACAGAGGCTATATTTTCAGCCAATTGCTCTACAAATGCCACCTGATATTTTTTAAGTGGATCGAACGTAGCAATTTCTACTACGCCATATACCACTTCATTAATTTTAAGAGGTACGATAATTACATTGGCCGCTGTTGCCTCGCCCAACCCTGAAGTTATTTGCACATAATCTTGTGGTACATCGAGCAAGTAAATAGTGTCTTTTTCTAATACACATTGACCTATTAACCCCTGCCCTATTTCTATCCTTTTTTCTCTTATCCTCGTTTTGCCATAAGCATAGCACGACATTAATTCTAAATACTCATCTCCCTCCGCTCTTTTTAATAGAAATAAGCCTCCCTGATTTGCATTTAAATATTGGACGAGATTGCTGATAACGATTTTGGAGAGCTCTGAAATTTCTATGTCATGACTTCTCAATATTTCGCCAAATTTTGCCAGCCCTTCTACTCCCCAATTACGCTTTCTCTCTTCTTCGGTATAGTCTTTGAGTTTTTGATCTACAGCTTTGATAGAGACGGCCAATTGATCATCTTCTTTTAAACTTTCGAACTTACGCTCCCCTTCCTGACCTAATGCACTTATTAGCGATGCCGCCTCGTTCATGCCACTTTTATATCCAGAAATAAGCTTCTCGATGTCAGAAAAACTGTGTCCTTCTCCATCGCCAATAATGTCCTTCACTTTATTAGTAAGCTTCTTTTGTGTATACCATTCAACCGCCAGGGCTGCAACTAAGATGGACGAGGTGATAAAAATATTATTAAGCCAGTAGCAGGATGCCCCAATAGCTATGATTAAGAATAACTTTGTTACTCTCCTTAGTGTATCTCCATTATAGTTGTTGGTCGATTTCATGATATTGGTTTTTTGTTTATTATGAAGCCACTTTTTTACTTGACACTTCCTTGACTTTATCCATAAAGCCCTCGGCCATTTTCCAAATAAATTGAGGCTGAAGTTTGGTGTTATTCTCAAATACAAACTGTGTATTTGCAATCATGAAGTAGCCCGAATTTGAAGAATCGTTACTAAAGTCATTGATCACTTTATTTTTAACTGCTGCCTGATTTGACCGTGAAAGCACTGGCACATCACCAAAAATCATTACATCTAAATAGTTAGAAAATTCAGTGATTACTGCTGCTGACAGGATGTTATCCAGCTCTTTTAGAATAGCCTCACCTTCCATCATTCTTGAATATTCGTCTTCATTAAAAGGCATACAAGCTGCATATACTGCATCGCATTCTTCTTCATTGAAGATTAAATAACTTTTGCCGGCTAGCTCACCAATGATACTGGTTGTGATTAAAATGAGCTCGTTATCATGTTTAATGGATTTAATAACTTTTAAATCGTCTTTTGAAATTTCTATAGAAGTTGGGTTAATTGTTATTTTTTGTTTTGCCATGGTCGAAAATGAATCCGCAGCCTTTTGGTACCCCTGAGCGATTAGGTCAGCGGCTATATTTCGTTCTGTGTTTGATAAATAACTCATCTTTCTAAGCTTTTTGATTTGACAGGTTTATATTGAAAATCATGGTGGTAATTGCTGCAATGTTTATCACCGGACATACATGCCCATTACCAAGTATTGTTACACCACTTAGTAACTTTATCTGATCGAGAGGTTTCATGAGTGGTTTTTCTACTATCTCCTTTTGTTGGAGAAGCTTATCAACAACCAGCCCTACAGTGCGGCCATTGTAGCTAACTATTACTGTATCCAGCTGCTGTTCAGGGTGAATGTTGTCATAGGAGCTTTGCAGTAATTTTTGGGCATTAATATTTTGCCCGGGCTTTATATTGAACAGGTCCTGAAGGAAAACAATAGAGATTGTCTTGCCTAAATGTGTAGCAATTAATCCATTGCTTACTTTATGTAATTCACTTTTGTAAAACGATACTACTGCTTCTGTATATGAAAGAGGAATGGCATATTGTTGATGGTCACTCTCGAAAAGCAGTGTGCCTTTTACTGCCATTGATGAAGGAAGCTTCAGACTAATGGTTGTTCCTTTTCCTGCTTCTGTATTAAGGTTTATGTTACCACCAATAGAGTCGATTGCCTTCTTTACAACATCCATTCCCACACCTCGCCCTGAAAGTGAAGAGACTTGATCGCATGTAGAAAAGCCCGCTTCGAAAATGAGCATAAGCAACTCAGTTCGATTCATTAGCGGTAGCATCTCCTTGGTAACCAAACCCTTGTCAATGGCCTTTTGTTTAACTCTTTCTACATCTATGCCTTTGCCATCGTCTATAATTTCAATAATTACACCATCACTATCATTTCTGGCAGATAGGGTGACTGTGCCTTCTTCTGGCTTGCCCACTTTCTTTCGTTCTGCCGGAGACTCAATGCCATGACTTACTGAATTTCTTATGAGGTGAATGAGTGAATCGCTAATAATCTGAAGTATGTTTCGATCAATTTCTGTTGTAACCCCTTTTAGATCCAGATTTACTGATTTATTTTCTACAGCTGCCGCATCGCGTACTACTCTATGAAATTTATTGAAAAGGAATCCCACCTGTACCAACCTTACATCCATCACTGAGTATTGCAGGTCAGAAGAAATTCTGTTTAATCTTGAATACTCATTGCTATTCCCTTCATAGGCAGCTATGATTCTATCCCTTTCAATGATTAATTCGCCAACCAGATTGAGAAGGTTATCCAACTTTCGAACAGGCACCTGAACCAGGTCGGAAAAGGTAATTTTAGTACCTGTGTCTTCAACTTCTATTTCAGACTTCTCATCGCTAACCTCACCATCGTCATTTTCATTGATTAACTCATTGATGCTAGCCAGCTGCGCTTCAGTTAGTTTAATATCGCTTTCCTGCGAGGGTTCTTCCGCCTTTTTTACTTGCTGATTTTTATTACCAGTAGGCGTGGCCTGCTCTTTATGTGCTACTCTTTTCTTAGGCGCAGTTTTTTTCTTTGCAACTGGTGGCTGCTCAGTTTTATCAGATTTCTTTTCCTCAATTTTGCCAGGAGTGCCTTCGTCACCCTCTTTGGACCTGCTGATAAGCACTTCTAGCTTCGTTTTAATACCTCTGAAGCTTACTTTATTGCCGTCTTTTAAAGATTCAATAAGTGCACCTAATGTGTCTACTGCTTTAAAAAGCGAGGTAAACATATCTTTATTCAGCTTCAGCTTACCTTCTCGTACTTCACCAAAAAGATCTTCTATTACATGAGCTAAAGACGAAATGTCATTAAAGCCCATGCCTGCCGCGTTACCTTTTAAGGTGTGGGTAATTCTAAATAAAGAATTGACAAGGTTTTTATCGTCCAGATTTTTTTCAAGGTCTGTTAAAATCTTGTTTATCTCTTCGAAATTCTCCTGGGCTTCTGCCATGAAAATTTCTTTATATTCTTCTTCTTTCGAGCTCATAATTAAAATGTTTTTAGCACAAACAACTTGTTATAAAACCTGCCATTTCTTTAATTGGAACCACATTATCTACAAGACCCGCATCGAGTGCGGCTTTTGGCATACCAAATACCACAGAGCTTTTTTCATCTTGTACAATTGCATAGCCCTTGTTTGCTTTTATCTTGCTTAAACCTTGTGTGCCATCTTTACCCATGCCTGTGAGCACCACACAAAGGGCCCTTTCTTTATACGTTTCACTTACCGACTCAAATAGACAGTCTACCGAGGGGTTATTGAATTCTTTATAATGTCTTGAGGTGAAGCTAAACAATGGCGTATTGCTTATTGGACTCCTATTTATCATTATATTCTTGGTGCCTGGGGCTATGTAAATATGACCCGGCTCAAGCGGTTGACCTTTTCTTGGAATAGATACATTCAATGGAGTGTAGCCATTAATCCTTACTGCAAAAGACTCTATAAACCGCTCCGGCATGTGCTGCGCAATTACTATTGGTACAGGAAAATTAGCAGGAAACCCCTCTAGTAAGCACTCAATTGCTCCTGGCCCTCCAGTTGATGAACCTATGACTACAATGTCATAATTCAGTTTTTCCTGAAATGTATGCGCTAGATTGTTTCTTCTAATCGATTTTGTAATGAGTGATTGCACATTGATTTTAGCGGCCTCTTTTACTAAATCAACCAATGGGTAGTAACCATTTGTTTTAAAGCCCTCACCATTTTTAGGTTTATCAACAAATTCAAATGCACCGTATTTAAGGGCATCAAAAATCTGGGCATTAGTGCGGTCCAAAGAACTTAATACTATGATTGGCTTAGGAGAGTCTTTCATTACCTCCTTTACCAGGTACAAGCCATCATACTCGGGCATAACCATATCGGTAACAATTACATCCGGCTGATAGGACCTGACTTTTTGCATCGCCTCAAAACCATTGTTGGCAGTTTGCACTTCAGAAATAGATTTATCCGATTTCAGAATGTCTGTAATCAAAATTCTCATTAGGCCTGAATCTTCAACTACCAGTGTCTTTATCATGTCAGGAGGCTTTAGCCATTGCTCCAATGAGCTGGTCGTTAGTAAATGGTTTTACCAAATAATCAATGGCTCCTAAGCTTATTCCTTCGTTTACAACGGATTCCTGCCCCACAGCACTGATCATGATTACTTTAGAAGTAAGACCTTCTTCTTTGTATACCTTTAAAATATCCGTGCCTATCATATCAGGTAAGATATTATCCAGTGTGATAAAGTCAGGCTGAAGTTCGAAAGCCAAATCTATAGCCTCCTCTCCATTGGATGCCTGACCAATTACTGTGAAGCCATTGGCCTCCAGAGCATCTTTAATCACTGTACGCATGTACAATGAGTCATCTACGATTAATACATTTTTTGTCATTGCTTTGCTATTTAATTAAACTGCTATTTTGTTTGACGAACTAATATCTGATTCACTCACCACCCTGAAAACGTCTATGAGAATGACCAACCGGCCATCAATTTTTACGATTCCGGTGATGTAATTTTGATCCATATTGGAGTTGTGAATAACGTTGACGGCCTCATCAATATCTCCTTTTGATACTGCCAGGGTATTGGGAACCTCTTTTACGAGGATCCCAATCTTTACATCTTCACTTTCAATTACTAGCGTGAAATTTTTGCCACCTTCGTTGAGAGTATCTCTTTCAGATTTGATACCGAATTTTTCTTCCAAATCAACGATGGCAATAATGTTACCTCTAATATTGGCCACGCCTTTTATGTATGAAGGGCTCTGTGGCATTTTGGTAATATTAGGTGTTATTACTACTTCTTTGATCTGATCGATATTAAGTGCATACTCTTCTTCACCTTGCTTGAAAACAATCAGCTGAATGTTACTTAGGTCATCCAATTCTTCAGCTTTTTGTTCTTTGGCTTTCTGTACTTTCTCTTTTAAAGACTTCTTTTCCGTTGACATAATTATAGAAGTTTGAATTTGCTGATATCTGCTTTTAAGTCAGATGCAATTTTTGTCAGTTGATTACTACTTACTGCTACTTCTTGCATACCATTATTTAATTCCTGAGACGATGTTGCTATTTCCTCAGTACCTGCTGCTGTTTCTTCGGCCACCACTACAATTTGCTCTATGTTTTTAGCAACTGTGTCAATCGAAGTTTTTTGCTTCACAGTGGCTTCTTTTATTGCACCACTGAAGTTGAGCGTTTCAGAACTAGATGCAGATATTTCCTGGAAGATTGATTCGGCATCTTTTGTGGCTGAAGAGCCATCTTTCACACTCACAGTCATTGTTTCAATTGCCTTGCTGGCTGATTGAGTATCCTTCTGCACATCACCCACTATTTTCTCAATTTCAACTGCCGATTTTCTAGAATCTTCTGCCAGCTTCCTGATCTCTTCGGCTACGACTGCAAAACCTCTACCTGCTTCGCCAGCTCTAGCTGCTTCAATGGCCGCATTAAGTGCAAGCAAGTTTGTTTGTGCAGCTATATCAGTAATTACATTTAGCGTTCTGCCTATTTCTTCTGCTCGTCCTGTGAGAATCTTAATGGATTCATTGGTAAGGCCTGCTGAATCATTGATGCCCTCCATATTAGATACTAGCTTCTTGATGATCTTTAGACCATTTTCGCAACTGGCCACACCTTTTTCGGCCGCTTTATAAATTATGTCAGACTTACTTTCCATATCATCTGCTGACGCTAATACCTCCTCGGCAAGTTTGGAAGATTCGTCTGTTCGCTGAGCCTGATCCTGAGCACCTTTCGCCATCTGAGAAATTGCTGAAGCCATCTCATCTGTATTGCTCTTCATACTTTCAGATTTACTGAGTGTATTCTTCGCAGAGTCTGAAACAACATTCACATTTTCGGAGATGTTACTTAACAGACCGTTAAGGTTCGCAATGGCCGTGTTTAACGATTCTGCCATGTTCTTTAAGTCACCATTGGTTTTCATTTCAAATCGTTTTGAAAGATCTCCTTTGGACATCTCGGTGATGATCGAGTTGAATTCAAGTACCGGTTCGGCAATTGATTGAAGCAGCATATTAAGAGAATCTACCAGTTGCTTCCAGGTGCCTAATCGACCTTCGTTTTTCAATCTCGCATTGAGGTTACCTTCTTCACCAGCTTGTCTCACCACTTCATTTACATCTGCGATGATCTCTTTAAGTGTATTTTTTAATGCGATATTATCCTCGATCATCTTGCCAACATCACCTTCCGCTCTTACTGTTATTTGAGCATCGAAATTTCCATCTCTCAACTCACCTACAAATGCGCTCACTGCTTTTAGAGCAGTAGTAAACTCAGTTACATCTACTGCGTATTTCACTACTTTATAAGGATTGCCATTTAAGTCGAAAATTGGATTATAAGAAGCCTGAATGTAGCAGTCATCTCCACTTTTTGTTTTTCTAGTATAAGTACCCGAAAAGAACTGTCCACTTTTCAGCTTTTTCCAGAAGTCAGCATACTCGGCCGAATTCGCATATTCTTTATCTACAAACATTCTGTGATGCTTGCCTTGAACTTCATTTAGAGAATAACCAACAGTATTCAGGAAGTTATCATTGGCTGTTTGAATATTGCCATCCAAATCAAATTCAATGGTGGCGTATGACTTACTTATAGCCTCTAACTGGCCACTGGTATCGGCATTTTTAAGTTTGCTTTCGGTGATATCATTCGCCAGTTTGATAAACTTCATTACTTCACCTTGACCGTTTAATACTGGGGTATAACTGGCTAACAACCAAATTTCAGTGCCGTCTTTAGCGATTCTTTTGAATTCCCCAGTTTGAGATTTACCTGCTTTGAGTTCATTCCAGAAAATTGTATATTCTCTAGAATTTGCATATTCCTTATCGCAGAAAATTCTATGATGTTTGCCCTCTATTTCTTCCAATGAGTATTTGGTAGTTTGAAGGAATAAATCATTTGCCACGACAACATTTCCATCAATATCGAACTCAATAAATGCAGAAGTAGAGTTTATAGCATTCATGGTGCCTTGCATTTCAAGTTGCTTACGCTCCATCTCTTCTTGCGTAGCGGTAAGTTCTTCCATATTCTGACGAAGCTCCTCTTCCTGAGCACTTACTTCCTCCATTTGATTCTGCACTTCCTGCTCAAGTTTTTTCTGCTCTGTAATATCAGTTGCATACTTTACAACCTTATATGGCTTACCATTGAGATCAAGAATAGGGTTATATGAAGCCTGAATCCAGATATGATCACCATTTTTAGTTAAGCGCATGAATTCACCTGCCTCAAACTGACCTTCATTCAACTTCTGCCAGAAGTCTTTATATTCCTTGCTTTTTTTGTATTCCTCAGTAACGAAAATGCTATGATGCTTGCCTTGCACTTCCTTAATATTATAACCTACTAAATTTAGGAAGTTTTCGTTAGCTGTTTTGATGGTACCATCTAGCTCAAACTCAATTACAGCTTGTGATTTACCAATGGCTTCTAGCTGACCTTCGAAATCGGCATTCTTTAATTTAGATGCCGTAATGTCGCTAGCAAGTTTTATTACTTTAGCTACTTCGCCTTGTGCGTTAAATACTGGGGTGTAGCTGGCCAGAAGCCAAATTTCAGAGCCATCTTTAGCCACTCGCTTAAACTCACCAGTCTGAGGTTTGCCAGCTGCAAGATCTGCCCAAAAGTTTTTATACTCTTTGGACTTAACATACTCTTCCTCGCAAAATATTTGATGATGTTTATCTACAATCTCATCTAACTCATACTTGGTAGTATTAAGGAACAAATCATTAGCATTTTGAATATTACCTTGTGGGTCAAATTCGATAAATGCAGAGGTTGTGTTAATTGCATTCATGGTTCCTGTCATTTCCAACTGCTTACGCTCCATCTCTTCTTGCGTAGCAGTAATCTCCTCCATGTTTTGACGAAGTTCCTCTTCTTGAGCACTCATCTCTTCCATTTGATTTTGAACCTCTTGTTCTAATCTCTTCTTCTCAGTAATGTCCTGAATGAAAGCGGTGTAGGTTTTCACCCCATTGGATTCGCTTTCGCTTAGAGTAAGATTAATAGGAACCAGCTTACCATCTTTGGTTTTTGCATTCACTTCTCTAGCGCCACCCATTACATTGCGCTTACCTGTTTTGTTATATGCTTCCAGGTAACCATCGTGCTTAGGTCTTATATCATCGGGTGTGAGTACTTTTACATTTTGACCAATTACTTCTTCTCTACTGTAACCCCATAACTTTTCAGCTGAATTATTAAAATATTGAATGGACCCACGCTGATCAATCATTACAACCGAGAGCACTGAGCCTTCTAAAACCTGAAGAAAATCCACCGAGCTGTAATCTTCTTCATGCTTGTCGGTATTGGCTTTTGCTTTTCCATTTTGCTTGCCTTCAGCAAGTGTTTCTTTTTGAGAGTTTTTTCCGAGTGCCATATTACTATAGTTTAGTTTGAGATTTTATATTCAATTGTAGCGTCCATTAAAAAGACTAAATTGTTAAGCCAAATGTAGTGCAGATTTAAGGGCGCCTCAATTGTGAGAATTGTGTATTTTGAGGTCTATATAATCAGTAGAAAAACTAGTGAAAATACGTAGTGCGGATAGAGTAGTTTTACTACCTGCTTTGAAGCAAAAACTTACGAGTCATAAGCCTGCCTTTTTTATCATTAGGTATTTCTACATTAACAATGGTGCCTAAACCTACCTCAGATTCTATGCTAATATTTCCATTTAATTTGAGCACCGTTTCCTTAGTAATATAAAGGCCTAAGCCGGAACCTTTCGATGACTCACTACCTCTGTAGAACATATTAAAGACCTTATCGAGGTGCTGCTTTCCAATGCCTATACCATTGTCTATAACTTCAATAGTAGCCTTATCATAGCTGAGGTGAACATTCACTTTTATGTAGTGTTCATTTTTAGTTTTATCGCTAAACTGAATGCAGTTTTTGAACAAGTTTTCCAGAATGAGCATAATTCTGGAAGAATCAGAAAAGAAAAACTTGTCGTCATCAATCTTCAATTGTAGTTCAATAAGATCGTGCTGATATTTAAACTTCTTCCAGACTTCATTTACTAGTGCCGGGAAGTCAATCTTTTTGCTGGTTATATGCTGACGTGCATTCTGAGAGAAGTACTTAATATCGTTTACAAAGTAATCTAGTTTGTTAAGGCTTTCGTCTATCTTATCCAGGTAGCTGAGCATCTGCT
This genomic window contains:
- the cheB gene encoding chemotaxis-specific protein-glutamate methyltransferase CheB, whose amino-acid sequence is MIKTLVVEDSGLMRILITDILKSDKSISEVQTANNGFEAMQKVRSYQPDVIVTDMVMPEYDGLYLVKEVMKDSPKPIIVLSSLDRTNAQIFDALKYGAFEFVDKPKNGEGFKTNGYYPLVDLVKEAAKINVQSLITKSIRRNNLAHTFQEKLNYDIVVIGSSTGGPGAIECLLEGFPANFPVPIVIAQHMPERFIESFAVRINGYTPLNVSIPRKGQPLEPGHIYIAPGTKNIMINRSPISNTPLFSFTSRHYKEFNNPSVDCLFESVSETYKERALCVVLTGMGKDGTQGLSKIKANKGYAIVQDEKSSVVFGMPKAALDAGLVDNVVPIKEMAGFITSCLC
- a CDS encoding response regulator — its product is MTKNVLIVDDSLYMRTVIKDALEANGFTVIGQASNGEEAIDLAFELQPDFITLDNILPDMIGTDILKVYKEEGLTSKVIMISAVGQESVVNEGISLGAIDYLVKPFTNDQLIGAMAKAS
- a CDS encoding chemotaxis protein CheW; its protein translation is MSTEKKSLKEKVQKAKEQKAEELDDLSNIQLIVFKQGEEEYALNIDQIKEVVITPNITKMPQSPSYIKGVANIRGNIIAIVDLEEKFGIKSERDTLNEGGKNFTLVIESEDVKIGILVKEVPNTLAVSKGDIDEAVNVIHNSNMDQNYITGIVKIDGRLVILIDVFRVVSESDISSSNKIAV
- a CDS encoding PAS domain S-box protein, encoding MALGKNSQKETLAEGKQNGKAKANTDKHEEDYSSVDFLQVLEGSVLSVVMIDQRGSIQYFNNSAEKLWGYSREEVIGQNVKVLTPDDIRPKHDGYLEAYNKTGKRNVMGGAREVNAKTKDGKLVPINLTLSESESNGVKTYTAFIQDITEKKRLEQEVQNQMEEMSAQEEELRQNMEEITATQEEMERKQLEMTGTMNAINTTSAFIEFDPQGNIQNANDLFLNTTKYELDEIVDKHHQIFCEEEYVKSKEYKNFWADLAAGKPQTGEFKRVAKDGSEIWLLASYTPVFNAQGEVAKVIKLASDITASKLKNADFEGQLEAIGKSQAVIEFELDGTIKTANENFLNLVGYNIKEVQGKHHSIFVTEEYKKSKEYKDFWQKLNEGQFEAGEFMRLTKNGDHIWIQASYNPILDLNGKPYKVVKYATDITEQKKLEQEVQNQMEEVSAQEEELRQNMEELTATQEEMERKQLEMQGTMNAINSTSAFIEFDIDGNVVVANDLFLQTTKYSLEEIEGKHHRIFCDKEYANSREYTIFWNELKAGKSQTGEFKRIAKDGTEIWLLASYTPVLNGQGEVMKFIKLANDITESKLKNADTSGQLEAISKSYATIEFDLDGNIQTANDNFLNTVGYSLNEVQGKHHRMFVDKEYANSAEYADFWKKLKSGQFFSGTYTRKTKSGDDCYIQASYNPIFDLNGNPYKVVKYAVDVTEFTTALKAVSAFVGELRDGNFDAQITVRAEGDVGKMIEDNIALKNTLKEIIADVNEVVRQAGEEGNLNARLKNEGRLGTWKQLVDSLNMLLQSIAEPVLEFNSIITEMSKGDLSKRFEMKTNGDLKNMAESLNTAIANLNGLLSNISENVNVVSDSAKNTLSKSESMKSNTDEMASAISQMAKGAQDQAQRTDESSKLAEEVLASADDMESKSDIIYKAAEKGVASCENGLKIIKKLVSNMEGINDSAGLTNESIKILTGRAEEIGRTLNVITDIAAQTNLLALNAAIEAARAGEAGRGFAVVAEEIRKLAEDSRKSAVEIEKIVGDVQKDTQSASKAIETMTVSVKDGSSATKDAESIFQEISASSSETLNFSGAIKEATVKQKTSIDTVAKNIEQIVVVAEETAAGTEEIATSSQELNNGMQEVAVSSNQLTKIASDLKADISKFKLL